The Ziziphus jujuba cultivar Dongzao chromosome 7, ASM3175591v1 genome includes a region encoding these proteins:
- the LOC107425696 gene encoding leucine-rich repeat receptor protein kinase HPCA1, whose product MGQKTLVFLLLVFMPILAMATTYNPDFLGLMSLKDDWKNTPPSWTALDPCSEWEGIECTGSRVTSIKLSSMGLEGTMSGEIQTLSELQMLDLSYNKDLTGELPPSIGNLKKLTNLILVGCSFSGTIPDTIGSLEQLVFLSLNSNKFSGRIPPSIGNLSKLYWLDMADNNLEGPIPVSNGSTSGLDMLLHTKHFHFGKNKLSGEIPEKLFSSSMKLIHVLFESNELTGKIPSTLGLVQTLEVVRFDRNNLVGKVPSNLNNLTSVNELYLSNNKLSGPLPSMTGMNSLAYLDMSNNSFDVSKIPTWFSTLTSLTTLMMESTGLGGELPVDLFSLPSLQTVVLKNNQVNGTLDIGTTYSNHLQLIDLQYNSITEYKKGLYNDTLILANNPVCLETDTGTESYCKVSTDSQSDGTSTYTTLPNNCVPSTCSPNQISSPNCRCAYPYTGILEFRAPSFSDLGNKSIYKELENKLLTSFQSHQLLVDSVALSNPKKGSIYLDLNLEVFPYSRNRFNRTEISEIGFLLSNQTFKPPKSFGPFVFHGDEYENYQVISTEPKKSKSSIGIIIGAAAGGSVLVLLLLLAGVYAFRQKRRAERSSEISNPFVHWDSNKISGDAPQLKGARWFSYEELARYTNNFSAANEIGSGGYGKVYRGNLPTGELIAIKKAEKESKQGGLEFKTEIELLSRVHHKNLVSLVGFCFERGEQLLIYEYVPNGTLKDSLSGKSGIRLDWMRRLKVSLGTAKGLAYLHELANPPIIHRDIKSTNVLLDDHLNAKVADFGLSKLIGEDDKDHITTQVKGTMGYLDPEYYMSQQLTEKSDVYSFGVLMLELITARRPIEKGKYIVREVQKTLVKNQDLYNLQGLLDPSIGLATKLRGFEKYVDLALRCVEEAGSDRPTMSEVVKEIENIMELAGLNPNAESASTSASYEDVSKPTSYPYPPNKETFDYSGAFPPSKIEPQ is encoded by the exons ATGGGTCAGAAGACTTTGGTGTTTTTGCTTCTTGTATTCATGCCAATCTTGGCTATGGCAACGACATACAATCCGGACT TTCTTGGTTTAATGTCTCTCAAGGACGACTGGAAGAACACTCCTCCCAGTTGGACGGCTTTAGATCCTTGTTCTGAATGGGAAGGAATTGAGTGTACCGGTTCTCGTGTCACCTCCAT AAAATTGTCAAGCATGGGTTTGGAAGGCACAATGTCTGGAGAAATTCAAACGCTATCTGAATTACAGATGTT GGATTTATCTTACAACAAGGATCTCACAGGAGAACTCCCACCATCaattgggaatttaaagaagcTTACAAACTT GATCTTGGTTGGTTGCAGTTTCTCTGGTACAATTCCTGACACGATAGGATCTCTAGAGCAGCTAGTCTTTCT ATCTCTGAATTCTAATAAATTCAGTGGGAGGATTCCACCTTCAATTGGAAATCTGTCTAAACTTTATTGGCTAGATATGGCTGACAATAACCTTGAAGGACCAATCCCAGTCTCCAATGGGAGTACATCTGGTCTTGATATGCTGCTTCATACTAAGCACTT CCATTTTGGAAAGAATAAACTCTCAGGCGAAATTCCAGAGAAGCTTTTCAGCTCAAGCATGAAATTGATACATGT ACTTTTCGAGAGCAATGAACTTACTGGCAAAATCCCTTCCACCCTTGGACTTGTTCAGACTCTGGAGGTGGT GCGCTTTGACAGAAACAACTTAGTGGGAAAAGTTCCTTCAAACCTCAATAATCTTACAAGCGTTAATGAGCT GTATTTGTCCAACAATAAACTGAGTGGCCCACTGCCTAGCATGACTGGCATGAACAGCCTGGCCTACCT GGATATGAGCAATAATAGTTTTGATGTCTCGAAGATTCCTACATGGTTTTCAACCTTAACGTCTTTAACAACTTT AATGATGGAGAGCACAGGACTTGGAGGAGAACTACCGGTTGACCTATTCAGCCTTCCCAGTTTGCAGACTGT AGTACTAAAGAACAACCAGGTCAATGGTACATTGGATATTGGCACCACCTATAGCAACCATCTGCAGCTCATTGATTTGCAGTACAATTCGATTACCGAGTACAAGAAAGGGTTATACAATGATACATTAAT ACTTGCAAATAACCCAGTATGTCTAGAAACAGACACAGGAACGGAGAGTTACTGCAAGGTTTCGACAGATTCACAATCTGATGGTACTAGCACATACACCACACTTCCCAATAACTGCGTGCCCAGTACATGCAGTCCAAATCAGATTTCGAGCCCCAACTGTAGATGTGCGTATCCATACACAGGAATTCTAGAATTCAGAGCTCCTTCCTTCTCAGACTTGGGAAACAAAAGTATCTACAAGGAGCTTGAGAACAAGCTCTTAACTTCTTTTCAGTCACATCAACTGTTGGTGGATTCAGTGGCTCTGAGTAATCCCAAGAAGGGTTCAATTTACCTTGATTTAAACCTAGAAGTATTCCCATATAGCCGGAACCGTTTCAATCGAACagaaatttctgaaattggTTTTCTGCTCAGCAACCAAACTTTCAAGCCTCCCAAATCTTTTGGACCTTTTGTTTTCCATGGTGATGAGTATGAAAACTATCAAG TAATTTCTACAGAACCAAAGAAATCTAAGTCAAGTATTGGCATCATCATTGGAGCAGCAGCTGGTGGTTCTGTCCTTGTATTGTTGTTACTTCTTGCCGGGGTGTATGCTTTCCGCCAAAAGAGGAGAGCTGAAAGATCCTCTGAAATCAGCAATCCCTTTG TGCACTGGGACTCGAACAAAATCAGTGGAGACGCTCCTCAGTTAAAAGGGGCAAGATGGTTCTCTTACGAAGAACTTGCGAGATACACCAATAACTTTTCAGCAGCAAATGAGATTGGATCTGGAGGTTATGGGAAG GTTTATCGTGGAAATCTTCCTACTGGGGAACTGATTGCCATTAAAAAAGCTGAAAAAGAATCAAAGCAGGGTGGACTTGAGTTCAAAACCGAGATTGAACTCCTTTCAAGGGTCCATCACAAGAATCTTGTCAGCCTTGTGGGATTTTGTTTCGAGAGAGGTGAACAACTGCTGATATATGAGTATGTACCAAATGGTACTCTGAAGGATAGCTTGTCAG GTAAGTCAGGAATCAGGTTGGATTGGATGAGAAGACTTAAAGTATCTCTTGGTACAGCAAAAGGCCTTGCCTATCTTCATGAACTTGCCAACCCTCCGATAATACACAGAGACATAAAGTCAACCAATGTACTTTTGGATGATCATCTAAATGCAAAAGTTGCTGATTTTGGTCTCTCCAAGCTAATAGGTGAAGATGACAAGGATCACATCACCACTCAAGTTAAAGGGACAATG GGTTACTTGGATCCTGAATATTACATGTCCCAGCAATTGACTGAGAAAAGTGATGTTTATAGTTTTGGAGTGTTAATGCTTGAGCTGATTACTGCAAGAAGACCCATagagaaaggaaaatatatagttAGAGAGGTACAGAAAACACTAGTTAAGAATCAAGATTTATACAACCTCCAGGGACTTCTTGACCCATCCATCGGTTTGGCAACAAAGCTGAGAGGTTTTGAAAAGTATGTGGATCTGGCATTGAGGTGTGTTGAAGAAGCCGGATCCGATAGGCCTACAATGAGTGAGGTTGTGAAAGAGATTGAGAACATCATGGAGCTTGCTGGTCTGAACCCTAATGCTGAGTCAGCATCCACTTCTGCAAGCTATGAGGACGTTAGCAAGCCAACATCCTACCCCTATCCTCCCAACAAGGAAACATTCGATTACAGTGGAGCTTTTCCACCTTCAAAGATTGAGCCTCAGTGA